The segment AAAACTCAGCCAATCTATTTTCTTGCCCCGCACGGGGCGGACGTATGTTTTGCCCCTCCCGCTGCGCCCAGGTGGTGGAATTGGTAGACACGCAGGTCTCAGAAGCCTGTGCTTAACCGCATGGGGGTTCGAGTCCCCCCTTGGGCACCATTCTTCGCTGCTGCGGAGCTCCGGATGGCACGCCAGCCTGACAGGAGCGCCGGACGATCGGAGGGCGCCTGTTTGCGCCAATGATCGAAGGACCAAGCTGGACTCCCTCAGCGGGGCGTCCTCCCAGCCGGTCCCGAGACACAACGCCGGCCGAAGGGGCTGCGTCACCGCCCCTTTGTTGCCAGATGATGCTGCAGGACCGCGCGGCCGACCGCTCCGTGCTCAGGCGTGGGCGCCGGCGAAATGCCGGCAGCCGGCCTCCTCGCCGCGGTGCGTGCAGATGCCGCAAAACGCCTCGATCTCCTCGGCGGCAAACCGGCGCGTCGCGGCGACCAGCTCCGCCAAGTCCTGCTCGGTGCTGCGATGCAGCGGTTGCTCGGCTTGCAGCGTGACGGCGGCCTCAAGCAAAGCCTGTTCGCCGGCCTTGAAGTAGGCGAGATACGGATTCCGATTGCAGCCGCACACCGGTACTTGGATCGCGTGCGCGGTCTGCAGCGTCAGCTTGCCCGGCGAGCGCTTGCCGACCGCCGCCAGGATTTTTTGCACCGAATCCGGGATCAGGTGCACCAACGTATCCGGCAGCGCGAGCGGACTGTTGGCCGGCTCGATCCGCAACAGGACAGCCCAGTGTTCCCGAATCTGAGGCTGGCGGGCACAAAGAGCTTCGAGGAAACCGGGTGTCATTGGTCAAGTTTACTGGGTGAAGGCAGGCACGCTTCTCCTTCCTTGCCGAAAATTCGCCTTTGCTTGCACTATCTTCGTACGGCCGCGGTGCGGATTCGTGGCGGGCGACCCCTGTTGAAAAGGTGGGACCCGACCGCCGGGCGGGCCGGAAGGATGAGCGACCGTCGAGCGTTGCGCGCCGGGACACGGCGATCCCGACCTACCTGTGGACCTTTTTTTCGACCACCTGCTCGAGGCTGTCACACCTCATTCATGCAGCCGTTTCCGAAGTAGGGCGGGCATTCCGTTGCCCGCCGGAAGTTCGCTCGATGTTCGCGACGCTCACGGAGTGAGCGCCCTACCTCGTGCAGGACCGTCGCGGTTCGACCGAGCGTCGCAGCGCCCGCTACGGCGAGATGAGCCCTTTGCGGATCGCGAACCGCACCAGGTCGGTCTGCGTCTGCAGACCGAGTTTGCGCAGCAGATTCGTGCGATGAGTCTCCGCCGTGCGCGGGCTGATGAAAAGTTTCTCGGCAATCTCGCTGTTGCTCGCGCCCTCGGCGGCGAGTTGCAGCACCATCCGCTCGCGCGGCGTGATGCTCTGCAACGGGTCGGAGTTGTCAGCGGGCTTCGTCACGAGCGCGTTGATGGCCCATTCGGACAGCGGCGCGCTCAAAAACCGGCGGCCGGCGAGCACCTCCTTCAGCGCGTGCACGATCTCCTGTGACTCGGAGCCTTTCAGAATGTAGGCCATCGCGCCGGCGCGCAGCGTCTCGATCACATACGGTTCGTCGTTGTGCATCGAGAGAATGATCACGCGCGTGTGCGGACTCGACGTGCGCGTCTGGCGCAGCACCTCGATGCCGTGCAGCCGCGGCATGTTGAGGTCGAGGATGAGCACGGTGGGCTTGTGCTTCTCGACCAACTGCACCGCGGCGAGCCCGTCCGCGGCCTCCGCCACGACCTGGCACCCACCGTCGGACTCGAGCACGGTGCGCAGCCCGCGACGGACAATCTCATGATCGTCGGCAATGATCGCGGTGTTCATGACGAGGGAGCCGGCGCCGGCCGCAGCGTGAATTCCGCGTGGATCCGCGTGCCCTGGCCCGGTTGCGAGAAAAGTTCGAGCTCGCCGCCGGCGAGGCGCACGCGCTCGGCGAGTCCGGCGAGGCCGATGGAATTGTGTTTGGCCAACGCCGCCGCGGTGTCGAAGCCCCGGCCGCGATCGGAGATTTCAACGTGCAACGCCTGGTCGTCCGCGGCCACCGTGACGACGGCCGAGGGTGAGCCGGCGTGCCGCGCGATGTTGGTGAGCGCCTCCTGCACGATCCGATACACGGTGGTCTCCAGCACTGCGGGCAGCCGTTGCTCCGGCAGCGCGATGTCCAGCTCGACGGCGATGCCGGTTTGCTGGCGGAACCGGTCGACGTGCCACTCGAGCGCAGGCCGCAAACCCAGATCATCGAGCATCCGCGGTCGCAACTGCAACGTCATCTCGCGCACGGTGCGGATCAGCTCGTCGGTTACGGCCAGCGCCTCGGTGAGCGCGGAGGGATCGCGGCGCGTGGCTTCGAGCCGGAAGCGCAGTCCGGTGAGCAGCTGGCCCACCTGGTCGTGCAGCTCGCGCGCGATCGAGCGGCGTTCGTCCTCCTGCACGGTGAGCAACCGATTCGAGAGCGCCTGCAGCCGCGCGGCATTCTCCTCGGCGCGGCGCTCGGCCTCCTTGCGCACGCCGATCTCCCCCTCGAGATCGCGCGTCCGCTCGCGGACCTGATCGCCGAGCGAGCGATTGAGCTCGGCGAGCTCGGCGGAGAGTCGCGCGTTGAGCCGGTCGGTGTCCGCCCGCTTCAGCACGTGGTTGAGCGAGAACACCAGCTCGGGCAGGCAGCCGTCCTTGTAGAGCAGAAAGTCGAGCGCCCCGAGTTGGAAGGCGGCGATGGCTGTCTCGCTCGAGCGGCTGCCCGAGAGCACGAGCGCCGGCGTGTCTTCGGCGACGGAGTGGAGCTGCCGCAGCACCTCCAGCGTTTCCTTGTCGTCGAAGCCCGGCCCAACCACCACCGCATCGAAGCCGATCTCGGCGTGCGTGAGATTGTCGAAAGCCGTCCGGTCGACCGTCGTGAGCTCGAGCCGCGAGGAATTGTGGGCAAAGAACTCGGCGACCTCGCTGCGCGTGCCGTCCTTCGGTTCGACAAACACCACGCGGTGGTCCCGCGGTGGCGCCGCGACCTCACGCCGGCGGCGATGGCGCTCGGCAACCCGGCGGGTGATTTCGGGGATCCGGCGGAAATCCGCGGAGTTCTTGTCGATGCAATCGACCGCGCCGGCGCGCAGCGCGCGGACGGCGAGGGCATTCTGTCCCTGCGCGCTCACGATCACGACCGGCGTCGGATCGCGCCGCGCGGTGAGTTCGCCCAGCAAGCGCAGCCCGTCGATGTCAGGCAGATAGAGATCGAGGAGCACCACGTCGTAGCCGCCCCGCTTCAGCGCCTCGAGACAAGCCCGGCCGGAGTCCACCTGGTCGAGCGCGCAGCCGCCGGCGTCGCGGTAGAACAGAAGCTGAACCATTTCAGCTACCTGCGGATCGTCTTCAGCGTGGAGCACTCGAATCATGCGAGCGGTGGGAGATGCGCGACGATGATTGCTACGAACGGGCGAGCCAACCGATTTCTGCACGCACGGTTTGCCCTCGCGGAACGCGTGAGCGTTTCGGCGAAAGCCTTGCCGGCTTCCACTCCGAGAGAGTGGACGAGGTCACGATTCCCCAGCACGTCCCGGGAGATCCCCTAGTCGCGTCGGGAAACCCCTCAGCGGAAATCGACAGTCCCGATTACGTAGGCGCACGGATATTGGGAAATCCCTCCTGCGCCTACTCTCGGCGGCATGAAAACCGCCACCGCCACTCGCAGGAACGCGTTCCGCGCGTTGGTGAGTGGGGCGGCGCTGCTGGCGGTGCTCTTCACGAGTGGCTGCAACACGGCTTCGACGCAGTCGAACCTGACGCTCTTCGTCGAGAACGCTCCGCTGCCGACGCTGGTCGCTCGGGGCGGCGAACTCACCGCAGCGCAGGCCGAAGCGCGACGCCATCGCGGTTCTTTCGCGGTGCTCGGCGAAGGCAGTTCGATGGAGCCCGTTTATGTGGCGGGCACCGCGCTGGTCATCCGCGCTGGCGGTTACCAGACCCTCCGCCCGGGAATGCCGGTCGTGTATGCGAACACGCGGGGCGTCTCGGTTGCCCACATGGTCGTCGAGCAGACGAACTACGGCTGGGTGGCGGTGGGGCTGAACAACGAGAGCCACGACAGCGAGCTCGTGACTGCGGACAATTTGGTTGGGGTAATCACGCACGCGTTTGCGTCCCAGACCGGGTCGCTGCCACAGGAGGTGGCGGCCCGGATGGCGCTCAACGACCAGATCCGCCGCGGCGCGAAGGTCGCGAGCTTGGGTCGCTAAGCCGGGCGTGGGTCGCCTGACCTGAGGCGTTTCTTTCAACCTTCCCGCCTCGTACCGAGCTCCGACACGCCCGCATTCAAACGCAACCCAACAACCGGTCAGCGAGAGGAGGTGAGAGCGAAAGGCAATAGCTGTCTGCAGGATGAGAAAGAAGGCACAGAAGAATGGGCCGGATGCGCCGATTGATCGGATGTCCGCGATGATCTCCGATCCAGCCGTCTTCACCTTGGGCTCGCTCACGCCCGACACGCTCGTGCGTGACGTGCGCCATTTGCCGGCGGCACCCCGGGTCTTGCCGCGGCTGAAGGCCCTGTTGAGCGATGCCAACTCGTCGCTTCACAACGTGGTCGCGCTGATCCGGCTCGACGCCGTGCTCGCGGGTCGCGTGCTGCAGATGGGCAACAGCGCCTACTACAGCCATGGCGTGCGCTGCCTGTCGGTGGACGAGGCGATTCATCGCGTGGGTTATGACCAGGTTTACGAGCTGGTGTCCTATGCGGTCGCTTCGCAGGTGCTGGTTCGTCCGCTCGAGACCTACGGCATCGACGCGAACGAGCTCTGGGAGCAATCCGTGTCCTGTGCGCTCGCCGCCGAGCTTTTGGCGGAACGTTGCGGCGAGGAGCGGGAAGTGGGCTACACGATCGGGCTGCTGCATGCGCTCGGGATGGTGGCGATCGACGATTGGGCGCTGCGCCGGCAGCCGGGATTGCGGCTCACGTCGAAAGGTTTCCCGCAAGAGGCGAGCGACAGCGAACGACTTTGCCTGGGGTTCACCCATGCGGAGGTCGGCGGTGCGCTACTCCAATTCTGGGATTTTCCGCGGGAAATGGCCGACCCGGTGCGCTACCAATACGCGCCCCGCGCCTGCGCGACGCATCCGCGGCTCGCCTGCCTGCTGCATGCGGCCAAATGGCTGCGCAGTGCGGTTTGCGGGCCGGCCGACGAGCGTCCGCCGCTTCCAGCCGCGGGAATCCAGCAAATGCTGGGGCTGGCCGGCCGGCTCACGAGCCTGAAGAGCGAACTTGAGCGCCGGCTGCGCGAGGTGCACTCGTTGCTTTGCGTCGAACCGCCGGCGACGGTCGACATTCCCTTGGACTTCCCGAATCGGGTCTGGCGGGCCTGACCGGTGGAACCCGCCGTCCCGGCGGGCCAGAAATGGGCAGGCCCGGCGGGACGCCGGGCTCCGCCGAATCGCGGTAGGTCGCCTGCTAGCGCCATCGCGCCAGAAGCTTTGATTACCGGCGATTCGTGGTCATTAGTCGTGCCTCATGGCTGCGGATCAATCCGACCTTTTTGCCGAAGAACCGGCGTTCCCGCCCGCGGCGGCGCGGTCACGCGCGGCCAACCAGCCGCTCGCGGCCCGCATGCGTCCGCGTCGGCTGGCCGAGGTGGTGGGACAATCGCACATCCTGAAACCCGGCAGTTTGCTGCCGCGGCTCGTGGCGCAAAACCGCTTCGGCTCGCTGATCTTCTACGGTCCGCCGGGGTGCGGCAAAACCAGCATCGCGGAAGCGATCGCGCAGGAGACGAACAGCCGCTTCGTTCGCGTCAACGCGGTGATGTCGAATGTGGCCGAGCTGCGGGAAATCCTGCACTCGGCACGCCGGCTGCCGCAGGCGTCGACGATCCTGTTCATCGACGAGCTGCATCGGTTCAACAAATCCCAGCAGGACCTGCTGCTGCCCGACGTGGAGGAGGGCACGGTGCGGCTGATCGGCGCGACGACGCACAATCCCGGTTTCTACGTCAACCCGCCGCTACTCTCGCGCAGCCACCTGTTCCGGCTCGAGCCGTTGTCGCCCGCGGCGGTGACCGGCGTGCTGAAGAAGGCGCTCGCCGACGAGGAGCGCGGGCTCGGCGCGCGGAAAGTCACCGCCGACGACAAGGTGCTCGCCGATCTCGCGGTGCTGTGCGACGGCGATCTGCGCCGGGCGTTGAACGCGCTCGAGGTGCTGGTGCTCGGCCTGCCGGAAGGCGGCGTGATCACCCCGGCCGAGTTGGAAGTGTTCGCGCGCGAGCGGCGGATCCGCTACGACGCCGACGAGGACGAACACTACGACACGATCTCGGCGTTCATCAAAAGCTGTCGCGGCAGCGATCCGGATGCGGCGCTGTATTGGCTGGCGAAGATGCTGGCCGGCGGCGAGGACCCGCGGTTCATCGCGCGGCGGCTGGTGATTCTCGCGAGCGAGGACGTGGGCTTGGCGGATCCGCAGGCGCTGCCGCTCACGGTGGCCGCGCACCATGCGGTCGACTTCATCGGCTTGCCGGAGGCGGAGCTCACGCTGGCGCACGCGACGCTCTACATCGCCACCGCGGCGAAGAGCAACTCGGCGACGCTCGCGCTCGGCGAGGCGCACCGCGCGTTGAAGGAACAGCCGGTGCAGACGATCCCGGCCGCGCTCCGCAGCAAGAGCGGGCAGGCCAACAAGCGGATCGGCCAGGGCCAGGGCTATCTGTATTCGCACGATCATCAGGAAAACATTTCCGGGCAGGACTACCTCGAGAAACCACTGACGCTCTACACGCCGAAACCGGTGGGGTGGGAGGCGAAGATCGTGGACCGGCTTGCGCGGTGGAAGGAGCTCAAGTCCCGGCTGCAGCAGCGCGCATGACCCGCGGGCGGCGATTGACCGGTTGCGAGAGCCAGGGCGCGACGCCATTCCAGTAACCGCACGGTGAAAGTTGTAGGGCTGCCGCTGGCCGGCAGCCGCGGACTACACCAGAGCGTCCAACGCGTGCCCGGCCGGCGGCGAGCACCGGCCCTACAGGGAAGAGCGATTCGGTTGCCAAAACGAGTTTCCGGATGGCCGCCGGTCCCAGGCTTGCCGCCGCGGCCGATTGCGCCACTATGCCGTCATGAAACGCATCCGGGCAGGACTGATCCTCACGGTGGTGTTGATGAGTACCGGCGCGCTGGCCGCTGCTGCTCCGGCCGGAAAACCCGCGGCCGACAAAACCGCGGAAGAACCGCAGATCGCGGGCGTCGAAATTCCGCGACCGAACGGCGCGTTTCTTGGACTGGAGATCGTGCGCAACAACTTCGTCCTCTCCTTCTATGACGCGAACAAGGAGAAGGTCGCGCCCGACGTCGCGCGGGCGACGATGCGCTGGCCGGTCAAATACCAGCCGACGGACGAGCGCACGGTGTTGAATCCAGGTGGCGACGGCACGTCGCTCACCTCGCCGAAGGTGGTGCGTCCGCCGCACAATTTCCGCGTCTTCATCGCGCTCTTCGTCGAGGGCAACGATTCCGCCGTCGAAACCTACAGCGTCGACGTCCGCGGCTGAGCGCGCCTCACGCGGAGGTCGCATCTCGTAGGGCCGGCGTTCACCGCCGGCCGCGAGCGTGTCGAGAGGCGGCAGCCCTACGGCTTCATGGATCCCACCTGAGCCGCCCTGCCGCGATTGACAGGCGTGCACCGCGACATGATTTTCCCGCCCATGTCCGCTTCCACCCACGCGCCGTTCGATTCGGTCGAGTCCGCGATCGCGGATATTGCCGCGGGTCGGCTGGTGATCGTGACGGACGACGAGAACCGCGAGAACGAGGGTGATCTAATCATGTCCGCCGCGAAGGCGACGCCGGAGACGGTGAACATGATGATCCGCTACTGCAGCGGGATCGTCTGCGTGCCGACGCTGGAACCGCAGCTCCGCCGGCTCGGGCTCGGGCCGATGGTGCAGCAGAATCGCGAGGTGCAGCGGACCGATTTCGCCGTGAGCGTGGACGCCGCCGAGGGTATTTCCACCGGCATCAGTGCGCATGACCGGACGCAGACGATCCGGATTCTCGCGAACCCGGAGTCGCGGCCGGAGCAGCTGGTGCAGCCCGGACATGTGTTTCCGTTGCGCGCGAAACCGGGCGGCGTGTTGGAGCGCGCCGGGCACACGGAGGCCGCGGTGGATCTCGCGTTGCTCGCCGGTCATCCGCCGGCGGGCGTGCTGTGCGAACTGGTCAACGACGACGGCACCGTGCAGCGGCTGCCGCAGCTGATCGAGTTCAAGCAGCGTTTCGGTCTGAAGATGATTTCGATCGCGCAGCTGATCGAGCATCGCGCGAAACGCGACCAGCTCGTCGAGCTCGTGTGCACACGGCCGTTCGTGTCGGAGTTCGGCGAATTCACGCTGCACGTGTTCCGCAGCCGGCTCGACAATCGCCACCACCTCGCGTTGGCCAAAGGGCGCCTCGGCCCGGAGCCGACGCTGGTCCGCGTGCACAGCGAGAATCTCCTCGGCGACGTGTTCCGGATGCGCGGCGTGGACACCCACCACGTACTGGCCTCGGCGCTGCAGGCCGTGGCGCAAGCCGGATGCGGCGTGGTGCTTTACATGGAGCACGCCAACGGCGGCGCGCAGCTAATCCACCGGCTCGACGCCAAGCCGGGCGAGGCCACCCCGGGCATGAGCATTCGCGACTACGGCATTGGCGCGCAAATCCTTGCCGCACTCGGTCTGAGCAAGATCCGGCTGCTGTCGAAAAGTGCCCGCAAGGTCGTCGGGCTCGACGGCTACGGACTGGAGATTGTTGAAATCGTCCGGCTGTAAGACGCCGCGCCAGGGGACGCCGCGCGGCGGCGTGCAGCTCACTTTTCCGATCTAGGCGGGATGGCATGCCGCGCGGCCCGGGGTCTCGCCGCGGGGGTGGGAGGGAAACGGAAATGCCCTTCGCCTGGTGGCCTCCGCGAGTTTTAGGTTGCGGACTGCGGCCCGCGCCGCGTCGATAACCGGCTCCATGAGCCTGGCCGCACCCACTGACACCGCCATTGATGGCACGACGCTGCGCGTTGGCATCGTGGCCGCGCGTTTCAACGGCGACCTGGTGGACGCGTTGCTCGCGCGCGCGCAGGAGCGTCTGGCCGCGGCCGGCGTGAAGCCGCGCCACCTCACGCTGGTGCGCGTGCCCGGTTCGCACGAGGTGCCATGGGCCGTGCAGCAACTCGCGGCCCGCGGCCGCCGCGACGTGGTGATCGCCCTCGGCGTACTGATCGGCGGCGAAACGTCGCATCATGAGATGGTCGGGCAGAGTGTCTCGTACGCGCTGCAGCAGGTGGCGCTCACGACCGGCACGCCCGTGATCAACGGCGTCATCGTGGCGAACACGCGCGCGCAGGCCGAAGCCCGCTGCCGCGGCCGGATCAACCGCGGCGTCGAATTCGCCGCCGCGGCGCTCGAGATCGGCACGCTGAAAAAAGAACTTTCCCGATGAGCAAAGCCCAATTTGCCCAGCGCCGCGACGGTCGCGTGGCTGCGCTGCAATACCTTTTCGCCTGGAGCATGAACCGGCCGCGCAATCTCGCGGAAGATCTCCGGGTTTTCTTCGAAAACATGGAGCAGCCGCGCGACCACTACGCGTTTGGCGAGGAGCTGATCCATGGCGTGATCGAGCACAGCGACGACATCGATGCGCGGATCAAGGGCCTTGCCCACAACTGGGAGTTCGACCGGATCGCCAAGATCGACCTGACGATCCTGCGGCTGGCGATTTTCGAGATCCTGCACCGGAAGGACATTCCGCCGGTGGTTTCGATCAACGAGGCGATCGACCTGTCGAAGCAGTTCTCCAACGCCGATGCGAAGCGGTTCATCAACGGCATCCTCGACCGGCTGAAGGATCAGGTGGGCCGCGACGCGCGCAAGGCGGAGTGAGCGATTGCCGATCGCCGATTGGTGACTGCCGATTGCCAATCGCAACCGGCGGATAGATTCGGCAATCGGCAATCACCAATCGCCAATTCTGATGTTCGGGCTTTTCAAAAAATTCAAAGACGGGCTGGCGAAGACGGTCTCGACGATCGCTGCGAAGACACACGGCCTGTTCGGCGGCCGCAAGATCGATGCGGCGTCGCTCGAAGAGCTCGAGGAGGCGCTGTATGCCGCAGACTTCGGCGTGGAGACGACCGAGGAGATCCTCGCCGAGATCAAGGCCGCCTACGCGAAGGACAAGACGCTCCAGGGTCAGGCCGCGGCCGCGATTGGCGCGGCGGTGCTGAAACGCGTGCTGGCCGGCAGCGAGGGGGCGTTGGATGGAGCCGGGGCCGGTGGCCCCGGGCCGGGCTCAGCGAGCCCGGCTACATCAAAGGAGCCGATCGTGATCGCGATGATCGGCGTGAACGGCTCGGGCAAGACGACCACGGCGGCGAAACTCGGCTGGCGGCTGAAGGAGGACGGCAAGACCGTCACGCTCGCCGCATGTGACACGTTCCGGGCCGCGGCGGTCGAGCAGTTGAAGACGTGGGCGACCCGATTGGACCTCGAAATTGTGGCCAGTCACACCGGCGCGGATTCGGCGGCAGTGGCCTTCGACGCGTGGCAGGCCGCCAAGTCGCGCGGCCGCGATTACCTGATCGTCGACACCGCGGGCCGGCTGCACACGAAGCACAATTTGATGGAAGAGCTGGCGAAGATCCGCCGCGTCCTGCAAAAGAACGATCCCACGGCGCCGCAGCACCGCTGGCTCGTGGTCGACGGTTCGCTCGGTTCGAACTCGATCGAGCAGGCCAGGGCGTTCCACAAGAGCTTTGGACTGACGGGGCTCGTGGTGACCAAGCTCGACGGCACGAGCCGCGGCGGCGCGATCGTCGGCATCTATCGGCAACTAAAATTGCCGATCTACTTCCTCGGGCTCGGCGAACAGGCCGAGGACCTGCAGCCGTTCAGCGTGGAGAATTACGTGAACGCACTGTTCGGGCTCGACTAGCCCGGATATTTCCTGGCGCAGCGGCGCTGCAACCGAACCAAACCCTTTCCACAGGAATCGATGGAAGCCCTCAGCGTTTCCGCCGCTGCAGGAGGGTGACGACCAGTAGGAGCGCGAACGAGAGCACCAGCAGCATCGCGGCGAAGGCGTGGGCCGCGGCGTAATCGAGTTTCTGCACCTCATCGTAGAGCGCGATGCTGGCGACGCGGGTCACGCCGGGGATCGAGCCGCCGATCATCAGCACCACGCCGAACTCGCCCAAGGTGTGGGCGAAGCCCAGCGTGAGCCCGGCGGCGATGCCGCGCCACGCCAGCGGCACGTGCACGCGCCACCACACGCGTGCGGGCGCGGCGCCGAGCGCGGTGCCCGCGTCGAGCAGTTCCCGCGGCACGCCGCGCAACGCCGCCTGGAACGGCTGCACCGCGAATGGCAGGGAATAAAACACCGACGCGATCACGAGTCCGGTGAACGAAAACGCGAGCGGCGTGCCGAACGCCGCCTGCCACCAGCTGCCCGGCGGATGGTTCGGCGAAAAGCCCACCAGCAGATAGAAGCCGATGACGGTCGGCGGCAGCACCACGGGCAGCGTGACCAGCGTTTCCACCACCGGCGCGAGCCGCCACCGCGACGTGTTCAACCATTGCGCGAGCGGCAAACCGACAGTGCCGAGCACCAGCGTGGTGATCGCCGCGAGCCGCAACGTCAGCCCGAGCGATTGCCAGAGCGGCGCGGAGAGTCCGAGGAAGGTGGAGCCGGGATCAGTCAACGCGCTCCACGCTGGTCATTGCCGGCCGAGCGTCCAATCCCGAACTTCGGCCCTTCCGCTCACCGGACGACGAGGCACCTCGTATCCGAATCGGCTCAACACCGCTTGCGCCGGCTCGCTTTGCAGGAACTGCAGGTAACGCGCCGCCGCCGGATTCGCTGCGCCGCGGCGGGTGAGCACGGCGCCTTGCGCGAGGGGCGAATAGAGGTCGGGCGGCACCGCGAGCCAGCGGCCGCGCTCCTTGAGTCGCGGCGAGAGCACCAGCGAGAGCGCGACGAAGCCGAGGTCGGCGGAGCCGGTTTCGACGAACTGCGCGGTTTGGCTGACATTTTCGCCATACACCAGCTTCGGCGAAAGCTGCGACCAGAGTCCGGCGCGCTCGAGTGCGCTGCGGGCGGCGCGGCCGTAGGGCGCCGAATCGGTGTTCGCGATCGCGATCTTCTTCACCGCGTTCCAATCGAGGGTGGCGAACGAGTCGAGCGCCAGCGCCGGATTCAGCGTCCACACGACGAGCCGGCCCTGCGCAAACACGATCAGGCTGTCCGGCTTTGCGTGACCGGCGGCGAGCAACGCGCGCGGATACTCCAGATCCGCCGACAGGAACACGTCGTAGGGCGCACCGTGGGTGATTTGCGCGACCAAGCTGCCGGACGCGCCGGTGGAAACGGTCAGTTCGATGTCCGGCTCGGCCGCGCGAAATGCGCGGTGCAGCTCGTCGAGCGCGTAGACGAGATTGGCTGCAGCCGCGACGGCGACCCTGGGGTGTTCGGCCGCGGGCGCGGAGCCGGCCACCCACGCCAGTCCTGCGCCGGCGAACAGCAGTCGAAAAAAACGCGTGAAACAAAAACGGAGGCTTCCCACCGGGCCAAAAGTTCTGCACGGTCCACCATACATTGCGCTTTTTCGGTTCGTTCCGCGCTGGAACGCACCGCTCGCGGCGGCCGCTGGCCGCCAGCCGGCGTGGAGACCGAAAAGCCTGTCGATCATGGCGCGGATATTTCTGAAACAGTTTTCAACACGGGGCGTCACATGGCGCGTGAGTTCAAGCACTTT is part of the Opitutus terrae PB90-1 genome and harbors:
- a CDS encoding response regulator; the protein is MNTAIIADDHEIVRRGLRTVLESDGGCQVVAEAADGLAAVQLVEKHKPTVLILDLNMPRLHGIEVLRQTRTSSPHTRVIILSMHNDEPYVIETLRAGAMAYILKGSESQEIVHALKEVLAGRRFLSAPLSEWAINALVTKPADNSDPLQSITPRERMVLQLAAEGASNSEIAEKLFISPRTAETHRTNLLRKLGLQTQTDLVRFAIRKGLISP
- a CDS encoding response regulator; protein product: MIRVLHAEDDPQVAEMVQLLFYRDAGGCALDQVDSGRACLEALKRGGYDVVLLDLYLPDIDGLRLLGELTARRDPTPVVIVSAQGQNALAVRALRAGAVDCIDKNSADFRRIPEITRRVAERHRRRREVAAPPRDHRVVFVEPKDGTRSEVAEFFAHNSSRLELTTVDRTAFDNLTHAEIGFDAVVVGPGFDDKETLEVLRQLHSVAEDTPALVLSGSRSSETAIAAFQLGALDFLLYKDGCLPELVFSLNHVLKRADTDRLNARLSAELAELNRSLGDQVRERTRDLEGEIGVRKEAERRAEENAARLQALSNRLLTVQEDERRSIARELHDQVGQLLTGLRFRLEATRRDPSALTEALAVTDELIRTVREMTLQLRPRMLDDLGLRPALEWHVDRFRQQTGIAVELDIALPEQRLPAVLETTVYRIVQEALTNIARHAGSPSAVVTVAADDQALHVEISDRGRGFDTAAALAKHNSIGLAGLAERVRLAGGELELFSQPGQGTRIHAEFTLRPAPAPSS
- a CDS encoding S24/S26 family peptidase; its protein translation is MKTATATRRNAFRALVSGAALLAVLFTSGCNTASTQSNLTLFVENAPLPTLVARGGELTAAQAEARRHRGSFAVLGEGSSMEPVYVAGTALVIRAGGYQTLRPGMPVVYANTRGVSVAHMVVEQTNYGWVAVGLNNESHDSELVTADNLVGVITHAFASQTGSLPQEVAARMALNDQIRRGAKVASLGR
- a CDS encoding HDOD domain-containing protein, with the translated sequence MISDPAVFTLGSLTPDTLVRDVRHLPAAPRVLPRLKALLSDANSSLHNVVALIRLDAVLAGRVLQMGNSAYYSHGVRCLSVDEAIHRVGYDQVYELVSYAVASQVLVRPLETYGIDANELWEQSVSCALAAELLAERCGEEREVGYTIGLLHALGMVAIDDWALRRQPGLRLTSKGFPQEASDSERLCLGFTHAEVGGALLQFWDFPREMADPVRYQYAPRACATHPRLACLLHAAKWLRSAVCGPADERPPLPAAGIQQMLGLAGRLTSLKSELERRLREVHSLLCVEPPATVDIPLDFPNRVWRA
- a CDS encoding replication-associated recombination protein A, with the protein product MAADQSDLFAEEPAFPPAAARSRAANQPLAARMRPRRLAEVVGQSHILKPGSLLPRLVAQNRFGSLIFYGPPGCGKTSIAEAIAQETNSRFVRVNAVMSNVAELREILHSARRLPQASTILFIDELHRFNKSQQDLLLPDVEEGTVRLIGATTHNPGFYVNPPLLSRSHLFRLEPLSPAAVTGVLKKALADEERGLGARKVTADDKVLADLAVLCDGDLRRALNALEVLVLGLPEGGVITPAELEVFARERRIRYDADEDEHYDTISAFIKSCRGSDPDAALYWLAKMLAGGEDPRFIARRLVILASEDVGLADPQALPLTVAAHHAVDFIGLPEAELTLAHATLYIATAAKSNSATLALGEAHRALKEQPVQTIPAALRSKSGQANKRIGQGQGYLYSHDHQENISGQDYLEKPLTLYTPKPVGWEAKIVDRLARWKELKSRLQQRA
- the ribB gene encoding 3,4-dihydroxy-2-butanone-4-phosphate synthase — protein: MSASTHAPFDSVESAIADIAAGRLVIVTDDENRENEGDLIMSAAKATPETVNMMIRYCSGIVCVPTLEPQLRRLGLGPMVQQNREVQRTDFAVSVDAAEGISTGISAHDRTQTIRILANPESRPEQLVQPGHVFPLRAKPGGVLERAGHTEAAVDLALLAGHPPAGVLCELVNDDGTVQRLPQLIEFKQRFGLKMISIAQLIEHRAKRDQLVELVCTRPFVSEFGEFTLHVFRSRLDNRHHLALAKGRLGPEPTLVRVHSENLLGDVFRMRGVDTHHVLASALQAVAQAGCGVVLYMEHANGGAQLIHRLDAKPGEATPGMSIRDYGIGAQILAALGLSKIRLLSKSARKVVGLDGYGLEIVEIVRL
- the ribH gene encoding 6,7-dimethyl-8-ribityllumazine synthase, which translates into the protein MSLAAPTDTAIDGTTLRVGIVAARFNGDLVDALLARAQERLAAAGVKPRHLTLVRVPGSHEVPWAVQQLAARGRRDVVIALGVLIGGETSHHEMVGQSVSYALQQVALTTGTPVINGVIVANTRAQAEARCRGRINRGVEFAAAALEIGTLKKELSR
- the nusB gene encoding transcription antitermination factor NusB, producing the protein MSKAQFAQRRDGRVAALQYLFAWSMNRPRNLAEDLRVFFENMEQPRDHYAFGEELIHGVIEHSDDIDARIKGLAHNWEFDRIAKIDLTILRLAIFEILHRKDIPPVVSINEAIDLSKQFSNADAKRFINGILDRLKDQVGRDARKAE
- the ftsY gene encoding signal recognition particle-docking protein FtsY, with amino-acid sequence MFGLFKKFKDGLAKTVSTIAAKTHGLFGGRKIDAASLEELEEALYAADFGVETTEEILAEIKAAYAKDKTLQGQAAAAIGAAVLKRVLAGSEGALDGAGAGGPGPGSASPATSKEPIVIAMIGVNGSGKTTTAAKLGWRLKEDGKTVTLAACDTFRAAAVEQLKTWATRLDLEIVASHTGADSAAVAFDAWQAAKSRGRDYLIVDTAGRLHTKHNLMEELAKIRRVLQKNDPTAPQHRWLVVDGSLGSNSIEQARAFHKSFGLTGLVVTKLDGTSRGGAIVGIYRQLKLPIYFLGLGEQAEDLQPFSVENYVNALFGLD